From the genome of Eublepharis macularius isolate TG4126 chromosome 12, MPM_Emac_v1.0, whole genome shotgun sequence, one region includes:
- the LOC129339407 gene encoding olfactory receptor 14A16-like, which produces MGNFFIIISVALIPHLHTPMYFFLAVLSSVDTCFISSTVPNSMVNFLINDNRISFWECVSLPFFVTVCATAEISLLTVMAYDRYVAICHPLQYTLIMNWNACFQMAAAALVFNLINGMIQTANTFRLHFCWSNVVEQYFCDIPQLLRISCTDTKFNEIFTFVCVLTLGSICSVLILVSYGYIFSTVFKIQSDRGKYKAFSTCIPHLTMFSLFVFTGTFTYMRPQEMLSPSVDLFAAVLHAVLPPLTTLIIYTPRNKDIQVVLKYRSE; this is translated from the coding sequence ATGGGGAATTTTTTCATCATCATATCCGTGGCCCTGATTCCTCATCTTCACACCCCCATGTATTTTTTCCTGGCTGTCTTGTCATCTGTAGATACCTGCTTCATCTCTTCCACCGTTCCCAATTCCATGGTCAATTTCTTGATAAATGACAACCGGATTTCTTTCTGGGAATGTGTCAGCCTGCCTTTTTTTGTTACTGTATGTGCCACTGCAGAAATTTCCCTGCTCACTGTCATGGCTTATGACCGCTATGTAGCAATCTGCCATCCTCTACAGTATACGTTGATCATGAACTGGAATGCCTGCTTCCAAATGGCAGCTGCTGCACTGGTCTTCAACCTAATTAATGGAATGATACAAACAGCAAACACATTTAGGCTGCACTTCTGCTGGTCCAATGTTGTTGAACAATACTTCTGTGATATCCCTCAGTTGTTAAGGATATCTTGCACAGATACCAAGTTTAATGAGATCTTCACTTTTGTCTGTGTTCTTACTTTGGGTTCCATTTGCTCTGTGTTAATATTGGTTTCCTACGGCTACATCTTCTCTACTGTGTTCAAGATTCAGTCAGACCGGGGGAAGTATAAAGCTTTCTCTACCTGCATCCCACACTTGACTATGTTTTCTCTTTTTGTCTTTACTGGCACATTTACTTACATGAGACCACAGGAGATGCTGTCTCCATCTGTAGACTTGTTTGCTGCTGTTTTACATGCAGTTTTGCCACCACTCACGACTCTCATCATTTATACCCCGAGAAACAAAGACATTCAAGTGGTTTTGAAATATAGGTCTGAATGA
- the LOC129339405 gene encoding olfactory receptor 14C36-like: MVNQTAVTEFILQGFSDMRELQMLHFMVFLSLYLTTLMGNFLIVITVALVHQLHIPMYFFLAILSLVDACFISSTVPKSMANSLINDNRISFWGCVTQLFFVVACTTAEVSLLTVMAYDRYVAICHPLQYLLIMNWHACFQMAAAALVLSVINGIVQTANTFRLHFCWSNVVEQYFCDIPQLLRISCTDTKFNEIFTFVCVLVVGLFCSVFILVSYGYIFSTVFKIQSDRGKYKAFSTCIPHLTMFSLFVFTVMFTYMRPQEMLSPSVDLLAAVLYAVLPPLMNPIIYSLRNKDIQVALRKRKGLNMT; the protein is encoded by the coding sequence ATGGTAAATCAAACAGCTGTGACTGAATTCATCCTTCAAGGTTTCTCTGACATGCGAGAGCTACAGATGTTACATTTTATGGTGTTTCTCTCCCTCTACTTAACAACACTGATGGGAAATTTTCTCATAGTCATAACAGTGGCCCTGGTTCATCAACTTCACATTCCCATGTATTTTTTCCTGGCTATCTTGTCATTGGTAGATGCCTGCTTCATCTCTTCCACTGTTCCCAAATCCATGGCCAATTCCTTGATAAATGATAACCGAATTTCTTTCTGGGGATGTGTCACTCAACTTTTCTTTGTTGTTGCATGCACTACAGCAGAAGTTTCCCTGCTCACTGTCATGGCTTATGACCGCTATGTAGCAATCTGCCACCCTCTGCAGTACCTGCTGATCATGAactggcatgcctgcttccaaatGGCAGCTGCTGCACTGGTCTTGAGTGTAATCAATGGAATAGTGCAAACAGCAAACACATTTAGGCTGCACTTCTGCTGGTCCAATGTCGTTGAACAATATTTCTGTGATATCCCTCAGCTGTTAAGGATTTCTTGCACGGATACCAAGTTCAATGAGATCTTCACTTTTGTCTGTGTTCTTGTTGTGGGTTTATTCTGCTCTGTGTTCATTTTGGTTTCCTACGGCTACATCTTCTCTACTGTGTTCAAGATTCAGTCAGACCGGGGGAAGTATAAAGCTTTCTCCACCTGCATCCCACACCTGACAATGTTTTCTCTGTTCGTCTTTACGGTCATGTTTACTTACATGAGACCACAGGAGATGCTGTCTCCATCTGTGGACTTGTTAGCTGCTGTTTTGTATGCAGTTTTGCCACCACTCATGAATCCCATCATTTATAGCCTGAGGAACAAAGACATCCAAGTGGCGCTGAGGAAGAGAAAAGGTTTAAACATGACATGA
- the LOC129339408 gene encoding olfactory receptor 14I1-like yields MKGNTRNEMSNLTFQSEFLLLEFSEVWELQFLQFLAFLILYLATVTGNLLIIAAIALDDHLHTPMCFFLMNLATLDIASVSVIIPKSIANSITHSRSISYSGCVAQVFLYFLFASTDFAILTIMARDRYVAICNPLQYETIMHKGACIQMAGSAWIICFLYSAMHTGCTFSMNFCSNVVNQFFCEIPSLLIISCSDLYLVEVGLLVFACSLSLGCFIFIIVTYVQIFTAVLRIPSVHGQKKALSTCIPHLTVVFLFESTAVLAYTRSPTKSSSVQDLVIAIIYSMVPPIMNPVIYSMRNKNIQVALWKLLGRST; encoded by the coding sequence ATGAAAGGCAACACCAGGAACGAAATGTCCAATCTCACtttccagtctgaatttttgttGCTGGAATTTTCAGAGGTCTGGGAACTGCAGTTCTTACAATTCCTTGCATTCCTAATACTGTACTTGGCTACCGTGACTGGAAATCTTCTCATCATTGCCGCAATAGCCCTTGACGATCACTTGCATACCCCCATGTGCTTCTTCCTCATGAATTTGGCCACACTGGACATCGCCTCTGTTTCTGTCATCATACCCAAATCGATAGCCAATTCCATTACGCACAGCAGGTCAATCTCTTATTCTGGATGTGTTGCTCAAGTTTTCCTTTATTTCTTATTTGCGTCAACAGATTTCGCCATCCTGACTATTATGGCACGTGATCGCTATGTCGCTATCTGCAACCCACTGCAATATGAGACAATTATGCACAAAGGAGCCTGCATTCAAATGGCAGGCAGTGCATGGATTATTTGTTTTCTCTACTCTGCAATGCATACTGGTTGCACCTTTTCTATGAATTTCTGCTCTAATGTGGTCAATCAATTCTTTTGTGAAATCCCATCGTTACTGATTATTTCCTGTTCAGACTTATACCTAGTCGAAGTTGGACTTCTTGTGTTTGCTTGTAGTTTGTCATTGGGATGTTTCATTTTCATCATTGTAACTTATGTGCAGATCTTCACTGCCGTGCTTAGAATCCCTTCAGTGCATGGTCAGAAAAAGGCCCTTTCTACTTGCATTCCCCACCTCACTGTAGTCTTTCTGTTTGAGTCCACTGCAGTCTTAGCATATACAAGGTCCCCAACCAAGTCTTCATCTGTCCAAGACCTGGTCATTGCTATTATATATTCCATGGTTCCACCCATAATGAATCCAGTGATCTACAGCATGAGAAACAAGAACATCCAGGTTGCACTATGGAAATTGTTGGGTAGGAGTACTTGA